From one Flavobacterium kingsejongi genomic stretch:
- a CDS encoding mannose-1-phosphate guanylyltransferase translates to MKRNSIKHVILSGGVGSRLWPLSRKSFPKQYLDIFDGKSLFEMTVERNYNLADEVIVIGNLENTHLSQSVMDKSKIAYVNIIESTPRNTAAAIAFAAFASEPDDILIVTPSDHIIDGEEEYNNAISAAIAKAEEGNIVTFGILPTKPETGYGYIEYKGDRVVSFREKPNSVTAQEFISKGSFLWNSGMFCFKAGVLLEELKLYNPEVYEKSKIAWKNCKDGKLDRELSMDIPSISIDYAVMERSKKIKVVPAKFGWSDLGSFESVYEYLKTIGHPVDAYGNMVIGTKNYTAFLGLENTIFVHTETANLILHKDQSQDVKTLYNQLEKLNSDLLN, encoded by the coding sequence ATGAAAAGAAATAGTATAAAACACGTTATTCTTTCTGGAGGAGTTGGCAGCAGATTGTGGCCATTATCCCGGAAAAGTTTCCCGAAGCAATACCTCGATATATTTGATGGTAAGTCATTGTTTGAAATGACTGTTGAGCGGAATTATAATTTGGCTGATGAAGTTATTGTAATTGGAAATCTTGAAAATACACATTTAAGCCAGTCTGTCATGGACAAGTCTAAGATAGCATATGTGAATATCATTGAATCGACACCTCGTAATACTGCAGCAGCGATAGCCTTTGCAGCCTTTGCTTCAGAGCCGGATGATATTTTAATTGTAACGCCTTCCGATCATATTATAGATGGTGAAGAGGAGTATAATAATGCGATTAGCGCTGCTATAGCGAAAGCAGAAGAAGGGAACATTGTTACTTTCGGAATACTGCCTACCAAACCCGAAACAGGCTATGGCTATATAGAATATAAAGGTGATAGGGTCGTGTCATTTCGCGAAAAGCCTAATTCAGTAACAGCTCAGGAATTTATTTCAAAAGGAAGTTTTTTATGGAATAGTGGTATGTTTTGCTTTAAAGCAGGCGTTTTATTAGAAGAATTGAAATTGTACAATCCTGAGGTGTATGAGAAGTCAAAAATTGCCTGGAAAAATTGTAAAGATGGAAAGTTAGACCGTGAGCTATCGATGGATATTCCTTCAATTAGTATTGATTATGCTGTAATGGAGCGTAGCAAGAAGATAAAAGTGGTTCCGGCAAAATTTGGATGGTCGGATTTAGGGTCTTTCGAATCCGTATATGAGTATTTAAAAACTATTGGACATCCTGTCGATGCGTATGGAAATATGGTGATAGGTACTAAAAATTATACGGCATTCTTAGGGTTGGAAAATACCATTTTTGTGCACACCGAAACTGCCAATCTAATTTTACACAAGGATCAATCACAGGACGTTAAGACATTATACAACCAATTGGAAAAGTTGAATTCTGATTTATTAAATTAA
- the rfbC gene encoding dTDP-4-dehydrorhamnose 3,5-epimerase — protein MLIEKMFIKDLLVITPQVFEDERGYFFESYNEVSFLDNEIAVKFIQDNQSFSHKGVIRGLHFQVPPFAQTKLVRVLQGEIVDVAVDLRKDSETFGEYYSIHLSEENKKQLLIPKGFAHGFSVLSTTAMVSYKVDKLYNKEYERGIRFDDSLLNIDWKVTVEEQIVSSKDFSLMGFDAID, from the coding sequence ATGCTGATTGAAAAAATGTTTATTAAAGATTTATTAGTGATAACTCCACAAGTATTTGAAGATGAGCGTGGTTATTTTTTTGAATCCTACAATGAAGTATCATTTTTAGATAATGAAATTGCAGTAAAATTCATTCAGGATAATCAGTCTTTCTCCCATAAGGGGGTAATTAGAGGATTACATTTTCAAGTTCCTCCTTTTGCACAAACAAAATTAGTTCGCGTACTACAAGGTGAAATAGTAGACGTTGCTGTAGATCTTCGAAAAGATTCAGAAACATTTGGCGAGTATTATAGTATTCATCTTTCAGAAGAAAATAAAAAACAATTATTAATTCCAAAGGGTTTTGCTCATGGCTTTTCAGTGTTGAGTACAACTGCGATGGTTAGTTATAAAGTTGATAAATTATATAATAAAGAATATGAAAGGGGAATACGTTTCGATGACTCCCTGTTGAATATCGATTGGAAAGTTACTGTCGAAGAACAAATTGTTTCTTCAAAAGATTTCTCGTTGATGGGATTTGATGCTATAGACTGA
- the rfbB gene encoding dTDP-glucose 4,6-dehydratase translates to MKKILITGGAGFIGSHVTRRFVINYPEYQIFNLDKLTYAGNLENLTDIEDEANYKFLFGDIVDEDFVNSIFRDHDFDGIVHLAAESHVDRSIKDPLAFVKTNVIGTMNLLNAAKNQWEENFEGKRFHHISTDEVYGSLGTEGLFTETTAYDPNSPYSASKASSDHFVRAYGETYGLPYVITNCSNNYGPNHFPEKLIPLFINNIITNKPLPVYGDGNYTRDWLFVEDHAIAIDLVFHKGKNYETYNIGGFNEWKNIDLVKLLCFIMDEKLGRPKDTSLGLITYVKDRPGHDLRYAIDASKINKELGWKPSVTFEQGLEHTINWYLSNQEWLNNVTSGDYQEYYKKQYNK, encoded by the coding sequence ATGAAAAAAATTTTAATTACGGGTGGTGCAGGTTTTATAGGATCTCATGTTACGAGACGATTTGTGATAAATTATCCTGAATATCAAATTTTTAATCTCGACAAATTGACTTATGCGGGTAATCTTGAGAATCTTACAGATATTGAAGATGAAGCTAATTATAAATTTTTATTTGGTGATATAGTAGATGAAGATTTCGTCAATTCCATTTTTAGAGATCATGATTTTGATGGTATTGTGCATTTGGCTGCTGAATCACACGTGGACCGATCGATTAAGGATCCATTAGCTTTTGTAAAAACAAATGTAATTGGTACAATGAATTTGCTCAATGCAGCGAAAAATCAATGGGAAGAAAATTTTGAAGGTAAACGCTTTCACCACATTAGTACGGATGAGGTTTATGGTTCTTTAGGAACTGAAGGGCTTTTTACCGAGACAACAGCATACGATCCAAATTCGCCTTATTCAGCATCTAAAGCGAGTTCTGATCATTTTGTAAGAGCCTATGGTGAAACCTATGGTCTTCCGTATGTAATTACCAATTGCTCCAATAATTATGGGCCCAATCATTTTCCTGAAAAATTAATTCCTCTTTTTATTAATAATATTATTACTAATAAACCGTTACCAGTATACGGTGATGGGAATTATACCCGGGATTGGTTATTTGTAGAAGATCATGCCATTGCTATAGATCTTGTTTTTCATAAAGGAAAAAATTATGAGACTTATAATATTGGGGGATTCAATGAATGGAAAAATATTGATTTAGTAAAATTATTATGTTTCATTATGGATGAGAAACTCGGTAGACCTAAAGATACATCATTAGGCTTAATTACTTATGTTAAAGATCGTCCAGGACATGATTTGCGTTACGCCATTGATGCTTCTAAAATTAATAAAGAATTAGGATGGAAGCCATCGGTTACTTTTGAGCAGGGATTAGAGCATACTATTAATTGGTATCTGTCAAATCAAGAGTGGCTTAATAATGTAACAAGTGGGGATTACCAAGAGTATTATAAAAAACAATACAATAAATAA
- the rfbD gene encoding dTDP-4-dehydrorhamnose reductase, giving the protein MKKILVTGSNGQLGSEIKKLTEYYSQFDFVFADRSDFSLDDGKAIVTFLNKVNPDFCINCGAYTAVDRAESEPELADCINHIAVSIIAKWTAENNCRLIHISTDYVFDGNSSLPLLEDAENIPVNVYGETKLLGEKASIENNTQSIIIRTSWVYSEFGNNFVKTILRLMSERDVINVVNDQIGSPTYAADLAEVVLKIIDTENWVPGIYHYSNEAEISWFDFAVAIKELTNSDCDVRGIATSEYPTLAKRPAYSLLNKNKIRNIYKIEIPNYKQSLIKCLNKLIDTSR; this is encoded by the coding sequence ATGAAAAAAATACTTGTAACCGGCTCTAATGGTCAATTGGGCAGCGAAATAAAAAAGCTAACAGAGTATTATTCTCAGTTTGATTTTGTTTTTGCAGATAGATCTGATTTTTCGTTAGATGATGGTAAGGCTATTGTCACTTTTTTAAATAAAGTAAACCCCGATTTTTGCATAAATTGTGGAGCATACACTGCAGTAGACAGAGCAGAATCAGAACCAGAATTAGCAGATTGTATAAATCATATTGCAGTTAGTATTATTGCTAAATGGACAGCAGAAAATAATTGTAGGCTTATTCATATTTCAACAGATTATGTTTTTGATGGTAACTCTTCACTTCCGCTCTTAGAAGATGCTGAAAATATACCAGTGAATGTGTATGGAGAAACAAAGCTTTTAGGAGAAAAAGCTAGTATTGAAAATAATACTCAGAGTATAATAATTAGAACATCATGGGTATATTCTGAATTTGGTAATAATTTTGTTAAGACAATTTTGCGCCTAATGTCAGAAAGAGATGTTATCAATGTGGTAAATGATCAGATTGGAAGTCCTACATATGCTGCAGATTTAGCAGAAGTGGTATTAAAGATTATAGATACTGAGAATTGGGTGCCTGGCATCTATCATTATTCTAATGAAGCGGAGATTAGTTGGTTTGATTTTGCAGTAGCAATAAAAGAATTAACAAATAGTGACTGTGATGTCAGGGGAATTGCAACTTCAGAGTATCCAACACTGGCAAAACGTCCCGCTTATTCATTACTGAATAAAAATAAAATAAGGAATATCTATAAAATAGAAATTCCAAATTATAAGCAAAGCTTAATAAAATGTTTGAATAAGTTAATTGATACAAGTAGGTAG
- a CDS encoding SDR family oxidoreductase: MEDQKKTILITGGAGFIGSNLCAHFLGQNYNVVCLDNFATGFRSNIEAFLENPNFTLIEGDIRNLSDCKKAVQDANYVLHQAALGSVPRSINDPITTNEVNVSGFLNMLVAARDANVKRFVYAASSSTYGDSQGLPKVEAVIGKPLSPYAITKYVNELYAEIFSTTYGLETIGLRYFNVFGRKQNPKGAYAAVIPKFVIQLMQHESPVINGDGNHSRDFTYIDNVIQMNELAMLTENKEALNTVFNTAYGDRNTLNTLVGYLKEYLSEYDPEIANIATIHGENRQGDIPHSLASIDKAKKLLGYNPKFSLQEGLKVAVQWYWQNLK; the protein is encoded by the coding sequence ATGGAAGACCAGAAAAAAACGATTCTAATTACCGGTGGTGCTGGATTTATAGGATCCAATCTTTGTGCACATTTTTTAGGTCAAAACTACAACGTAGTATGCCTGGATAATTTCGCCACAGGTTTTCGATCCAATATAGAGGCTTTTTTAGAGAACCCTAATTTCACCTTAATTGAAGGCGATATACGCAACCTTTCCGACTGTAAAAAAGCTGTTCAGGATGCAAATTATGTATTGCATCAGGCAGCTTTAGGATCTGTGCCCCGTTCGATCAATGACCCTATTACAACCAATGAAGTAAATGTTTCCGGTTTTCTCAATATGCTGGTGGCAGCGAGAGATGCTAATGTAAAACGTTTTGTCTATGCGGCAAGTTCTTCTACCTATGGCGATTCACAAGGATTGCCTAAAGTCGAAGCAGTAATCGGTAAACCATTATCGCCCTATGCAATTACTAAATATGTCAATGAGCTTTATGCTGAAATATTCAGTACTACATATGGATTAGAGACAATTGGGCTGCGTTACTTTAATGTTTTTGGCAGAAAACAAAATCCAAAAGGCGCCTATGCGGCCGTTATTCCTAAATTCGTAATCCAGCTGATGCAACATGAAAGCCCGGTAATTAATGGGGATGGAAATCATTCCAGGGATTTCACTTATATCGATAATGTGATACAGATGAATGAGCTGGCAATGCTGACTGAAAATAAAGAAGCCTTAAATACAGTTTTTAATACGGCTTATGGTGATCGCAATACACTGAATACTTTGGTGGGGTATCTTAAGGAATACTTGAGTGAATACGATCCGGAAATTGCCAATATAGCGACCATACATGGAGAAAACAGGCAGGGCGATATTCCTCATTCGCTGGCCAGCATCGATAAAGCAAAGAAGCTTCTGGGTTATAATCCTAAATTTTCCCTCCAGGAAGGATTAAAAGTTGCTGTACAATGGTACTGGCAAAATTTGAAATAA
- a CDS encoding nucleotide sugar dehydrogenase, protein MKINTICCIGAGYVGGPTMAVIAKMCPHIKVIVVDLNASRIAAWNDDNVNNIPIYEPGLSEIVAEARGRNLFFSTDVENAISEAQMIFISVNTPTKTYGSGKGMAADLKYIELCARQIAKVAVNDKIVVEKSTLPVRTAEAIKNILDNTGNGVKFQILSNPEFLAEGTAVQDLLNPDRVLIGGDTTVEGEEAIAALAAIYGNWISEDRILKTNVWSSELSKLSANAFLAQRVSSINALSELCEKTGADVNEVARAIGMDSRIGSKFLKSSVGFGGSCFQKDILNLVYIAKSYGLTEVADYWEQVIIMNDHQKRRFANNIVKTLYNTVSAKKITFLGWAFKKDTNDTRESAAIYVANDLLNEQANIAVYDPKVTEKQILFDLDYLHSRTEAENRDGVEVFEDPYEACKDAHAIAILTEWDVFKTYDWEKIYEQMHKPAFIFDGRNLLDGEMLSRIGFKYQSIGSAKK, encoded by the coding sequence ATGAAAATAAATACTATTTGCTGCATCGGGGCAGGTTACGTTGGCGGCCCTACTATGGCAGTGATTGCAAAAATGTGTCCTCATATTAAAGTAATTGTGGTGGACTTAAACGCAAGCAGGATTGCGGCATGGAATGATGACAATGTAAACAATATTCCGATTTATGAACCAGGCCTTAGCGAAATTGTTGCTGAAGCCCGGGGACGAAACTTGTTTTTCTCTACAGATGTAGAAAATGCGATTTCGGAAGCACAAATGATTTTTATTTCTGTCAATACCCCAACGAAGACCTATGGTTCGGGAAAAGGGATGGCGGCTGACTTAAAGTATATTGAATTATGCGCGCGGCAGATTGCAAAAGTTGCCGTGAATGATAAGATAGTAGTAGAAAAATCGACACTCCCTGTTCGTACTGCAGAAGCGATTAAAAATATATTGGATAATACGGGAAACGGAGTAAAATTTCAAATTTTATCCAATCCTGAGTTTCTGGCAGAAGGTACAGCTGTGCAGGATTTATTAAATCCGGACAGAGTGCTTATCGGAGGCGATACAACTGTAGAGGGAGAAGAGGCAATAGCAGCATTAGCTGCTATATACGGAAACTGGATATCAGAAGACCGGATTTTAAAAACGAATGTATGGTCCTCGGAATTATCAAAATTATCGGCGAATGCATTTTTAGCACAGCGCGTTTCTTCGATTAATGCCTTATCGGAATTGTGTGAAAAAACAGGTGCTGATGTAAATGAGGTTGCCAGGGCTATTGGGATGGACAGCAGGATTGGATCTAAATTCCTGAAATCATCTGTTGGTTTTGGCGGATCTTGCTTTCAAAAAGATATTTTAAACCTGGTATATATCGCAAAATCCTATGGACTTACTGAAGTGGCAGACTACTGGGAACAGGTGATTATTATGAATGATCATCAAAAACGCCGTTTTGCCAATAATATAGTTAAAACACTTTATAATACAGTATCGGCTAAAAAGATTACGTTTTTAGGGTGGGCATTTAAAAAAGACACCAACGATACCAGAGAATCGGCTGCGATTTATGTTGCAAATGATCTGCTGAATGAACAGGCAAATATTGCCGTTTATGATCCAAAAGTTACAGAAAAACAAATCCTGTTCGATCTTGATTATCTGCATTCCAGAACAGAAGCAGAAAACAGGGATGGGGTTGAGGTATTTGAAGATCCGTATGAAGCCTGTAAAGATGCTCATGCAATAGCAATCCTTACAGAATGGGATGTTTTTAAAACCTATGATTGGGAAAAAATATACGAACAGATGCATAAGCCAGCTTTTATCTTTGACGGTAGGAACCTACTGGATGGAGAAATGCTGAGCAGGATAGGATTTAAATACCAATCGATTGGATCTGCAAAAAAATAG
- a CDS encoding ABC transporter permease, which translates to MSSEKEEWLYEIKPKDKLLSLNFEEIWRYRDLLLMFVKRDIVTYYKQTILGPLWFLIQPLITSVVQFVIFDVIADIQSDGVPYFLFVLAGNTLWSYFSECFKSTSDTFKTNQSIFGKVYFPRVIMPLSVTVSSLLKFGIQFALFITVLLYCCYRGLDVHPNWTALFIPFILLTMALLSLGFGMIISSLTTKYRDLTFVVSFGIQLYMYVTPIIYPLSTALEKVPEKWHWLLYANPLTNLFEFFKYGFLGKGTFSIGGLLYSFAFSVIAFLLGLIIFNKTEKSFIDTV; encoded by the coding sequence GTGAGCTCCGAAAAAGAAGAATGGCTGTACGAAATAAAACCAAAGGATAAATTACTATCGCTAAATTTTGAAGAAATTTGGCGCTACCGTGATTTGTTGCTAATGTTTGTAAAACGAGATATTGTTACTTATTACAAACAAACCATCTTAGGGCCATTATGGTTCTTGATCCAGCCCCTCATTACTTCGGTGGTACAGTTTGTGATTTTTGATGTCATTGCCGATATACAATCGGATGGAGTTCCCTATTTTCTCTTTGTATTGGCAGGAAATACACTTTGGTCTTATTTTTCCGAATGCTTTAAATCAACTTCAGATACTTTCAAAACCAATCAGAGTATTTTTGGGAAAGTATATTTTCCAAGAGTGATTATGCCTTTGTCGGTAACCGTATCCAGTTTATTAAAATTCGGAATACAATTTGCGCTTTTTATTACGGTGTTACTCTATTGTTGCTACCGGGGACTTGACGTCCACCCCAATTGGACAGCACTTTTTATCCCCTTTATATTATTGACAATGGCGCTATTGTCTTTAGGGTTTGGAATGATCATCTCTTCTTTAACAACGAAATACCGAGATCTCACTTTTGTGGTTTCTTTTGGAATACAGTTGTATATGTATGTTACCCCCATTATCTATCCGCTATCGACAGCATTGGAAAAGGTACCAGAAAAATGGCATTGGCTTTTATATGCCAATCCGTTAACTAACCTATTTGAATTCTTTAAGTATGGCTTCTTAGGGAAAGGGACTTTTTCGATTGGCGGATTGCTGTATTCTTTTGCCTTCTCAGTTATTGCCTTTTTGCTGGGATTGATTATTTTTAATAAAACTGAAAAAAGTTTTATCGATACAGTTTAA
- the rfbA gene encoding glucose-1-phosphate thymidylyltransferase RfbA has product MKGIILAGGSGTRLYPLTKSISKQLMPVYDKPMIYYPLSVLMLAGIKEILIISTPHDLPGFKNLLGNGSNFGIIIQYAEQPNPDGLAQAFIIGEEFIGADNVCLILGDNIFYGHGLTALLKTAIDNVQCDNKATVFGYYVQDPQRYGVAEFDEEGNVISIDEKPAFPKSNYAIVGLYFYPNSVVEKAKNIAPSERGELEITTINQAYLLEKNLKVELMGRGYAWLDTGTHESLLEASNFVQTIERRQGLKVACLEEIAYDKGLISKEKLFILATELEKSAYGKYLLGIFDRK; this is encoded by the coding sequence ATGAAAGGAATAATCTTAGCTGGAGGTTCCGGAACTCGTTTATACCCGCTTACAAAATCAATATCCAAACAGTTAATGCCTGTTTATGATAAGCCAATGATATATTATCCATTGTCGGTTTTGATGTTAGCAGGGATCAAAGAAATATTAATAATTTCTACACCACATGATTTGCCAGGGTTTAAAAATCTTTTGGGAAATGGTAGTAATTTTGGTATTATTATTCAATATGCGGAACAACCTAATCCTGATGGTTTAGCTCAAGCTTTTATTATAGGAGAAGAGTTTATAGGGGCTGATAATGTATGTTTGATTTTAGGAGATAATATTTTTTATGGGCATGGATTAACGGCTCTCTTGAAAACAGCGATTGATAATGTACAGTGTGATAATAAGGCTACGGTTTTTGGTTATTATGTACAAGACCCACAGCGATATGGTGTTGCAGAATTTGATGAAGAAGGAAATGTAATTTCTATCGATGAAAAACCAGCTTTTCCTAAAAGTAATTATGCTATAGTGGGACTTTATTTCTATCCTAATTCTGTAGTAGAAAAAGCAAAGAATATTGCCCCGAGTGAGCGTGGTGAACTTGAAATAACAACAATAAATCAAGCCTATCTTTTAGAGAAAAATCTTAAAGTTGAACTTATGGGGAGGGGGTATGCCTGGTTGGATACAGGAACGCATGAATCCTTATTGGAGGCTTCAAATTTTGTTCAGACTATTGAAAGGAGGCAGGGTTTAAAAGTAGCATGTTTGGAAGAAATTGCTTATGATAAAGGGTTAATCTCTAAGGAGAAACTATTCATTCTGGCGACTGAGTTAGAAAAAAGTGCATATGGAAAGTACTTATTGGGAATTTTTGATAGAAAATAA
- a CDS encoding nucleotide sugar dehydrogenase, giving the protein MIKIAIIGLGYVGTPLARLFATKYPVVGFDINQKRIEALKKGIDSTLELDKESLLSVLVEKPSDNVGLYCSADLEDIRDCNYYIVTVPTPVDKHNRPDLDPLYRSSETVGKVLKKGDTVIYESTVYPGVTEEECVPVLERISGLKFNEDFFAGYSPERINPGDKEHTVDKILKITSGSTPETGHAVNALYQSVITAGTHLAPSIKVAEAAKVIENSQRDINIAFVNELAKIFNLLEIDTHAVLEAAGTKWNFLNFKPGLVGGHCIGVDPYYLAQKAQEKGYNPEIILAGRRLNDSMGEYIATQVVKLMIKNGIIVNDAHLLMLGITFKENCPDVRNTKIVDVIHALSEYGMQIIIYDPWANPEEVMQEYGITTTAVLPEDTFDTIILGVAHDEFLKLDFDQLKSTEKSVVYDVKGVLGRKSDGGL; this is encoded by the coding sequence ATGATTAAAATAGCCATTATAGGATTAGGATATGTAGGGACACCTTTAGCAAGATTATTTGCCACAAAATATCCTGTGGTTGGCTTTGATATAAATCAAAAGCGAATTGAAGCATTAAAAAAAGGGATAGATTCCACACTCGAACTCGATAAAGAAAGCCTGCTTTCGGTATTGGTTGAAAAACCATCGGACAATGTAGGATTATACTGTTCGGCAGATTTAGAAGATATCCGGGACTGTAATTACTATATTGTTACAGTGCCTACGCCTGTAGACAAACACAATAGACCCGATCTGGATCCGTTATACCGCTCCAGCGAAACCGTTGGGAAAGTACTCAAAAAAGGAGATACCGTGATTTATGAATCGACAGTATATCCCGGAGTAACAGAAGAAGAATGTGTGCCCGTATTAGAGCGAATTAGCGGTTTAAAGTTTAATGAAGATTTTTTTGCAGGATATTCACCGGAACGAATTAATCCCGGAGATAAGGAACATACCGTAGATAAAATACTGAAAATCACTTCCGGGTCAACACCAGAGACCGGACATGCAGTCAATGCATTATACCAATCTGTAATAACCGCAGGAACCCATTTAGCCCCATCAATAAAAGTAGCAGAAGCAGCGAAAGTAATTGAGAATTCACAACGCGATATTAATATTGCTTTTGTGAATGAACTGGCAAAAATTTTTAACCTCTTAGAGATTGATACCCATGCGGTATTGGAAGCTGCAGGAACAAAATGGAATTTTCTCAATTTCAAGCCTGGTTTAGTTGGTGGTCATTGTATTGGGGTTGATCCTTATTATCTCGCACAAAAAGCACAGGAGAAAGGATACAATCCTGAAATAATTCTTGCAGGCAGGCGTTTGAATGATAGCATGGGCGAATACATAGCAACACAAGTAGTGAAACTCATGATTAAAAATGGAATTATTGTCAATGATGCCCATTTATTAATGCTGGGAATTACTTTTAAGGAAAATTGCCCTGATGTGCGCAATACTAAAATTGTAGATGTAATCCATGCTCTTTCAGAATATGGGATGCAGATTATAATATATGATCCCTGGGCAAATCCTGAAGAAGTGATGCAGGAATATGGAATAACTACGACTGCCGTATTACCAGAAGACACTTTTGATACCATAATTTTGGGAGTCGCACATGATGAATTTCTGAAACTGGATTTTGATCAGTTAAAATCGACAGAGAAAAGTGTGGTCTATGATGTCAAGGGAGTTTTAGGGAGGAAATCCGATGGTGGGTTATAG
- a CDS encoding lipopolysaccharide biosynthesis protein, translating into MVSESGLSDHRTKNVKFQIILSFCIKIVSVVANLLLVPLLIDIFDSNQYGIWLTISSIVSWFALFDIGLGNGLRNKLTEAISSGDEKLAKELVSTTYIACICVFSFVIILFLCVNYFLDWRSIINNYSLSRDYLYLFTNVVFVMFLLRFIFQLIGVIYISYQKPSYNNLLFTVGTVLSIFFLIVLKDFVSGSLLICSLILVGIPLLVLVIWNFVAFQNTFKNIKPSFLSFKSVLLKSLFGLGGKFFIIQISAIVIFSTGNLLVSQLFSSSDVVSYNSAFMLFQLPVIAYSIVMTPIWSAVTEAMIKNDIVWLKKCLKNLNKLSVLFVFGIVIMLFITSFIYEIWLGNRVHIPFNLSVCMALYAIINVILSPYTSYINGIGKINLTLYIVTFTTIVFFPLAIFLSKYFNSPVGIILATCIVNSIGLYFQPKQVHKLINGKANGIWNK; encoded by the coding sequence ATGGTTTCTGAAAGCGGTCTAAGTGATCATAGAACTAAAAATGTAAAATTTCAAATAATTTTATCTTTTTGCATTAAGATTGTTAGTGTAGTTGCTAATTTGTTGCTAGTTCCGTTGTTAATTGATATTTTTGATAGTAATCAATATGGTATTTGGTTGACAATTTCGTCTATAGTAAGTTGGTTTGCCTTATTTGATATAGGATTAGGAAATGGGCTTCGAAATAAATTAACTGAAGCAATATCATCAGGTGATGAAAAGCTGGCAAAAGAATTAGTAAGTACTACTTATATTGCATGTATTTGTGTGTTTAGTTTTGTAATTATTTTATTTTTATGTGTCAACTATTTTTTGGATTGGAGAAGTATTATAAATAACTATTCTCTTTCACGGGATTATTTATACCTTTTTACAAATGTTGTTTTTGTAATGTTTTTGCTTCGTTTTATTTTCCAATTGATTGGGGTGATCTACATATCATATCAAAAACCTTCTTACAATAACTTATTATTTACTGTTGGCACTGTTTTATCAATATTCTTTTTAATAGTCCTAAAAGATTTTGTTTCAGGTAGTCTGTTAATATGCTCGCTTATATTAGTTGGTATTCCATTATTAGTCTTGGTGATATGGAATTTTGTAGCTTTTCAAAATACATTTAAAAATATTAAACCCTCCTTTTTAAGCTTTAAAAGTGTACTTCTAAAGTCTCTTTTTGGACTTGGGGGGAAGTTTTTTATAATACAAATTTCTGCAATTGTAATTTTCTCAACTGGAAATTTATTAGTCTCTCAGTTATTTAGTTCTTCTGATGTAGTATCTTACAACTCTGCCTTTATGTTATTTCAGTTGCCTGTAATAGCGTATAGTATAGTTATGACACCTATTTGGAGTGCGGTTACTGAAGCAATGATTAAAAATGATATAGTATGGTTGAAAAAGTGCCTTAAAAATTTAAATAAATTATCTGTTCTGTTTGTATTTGGGATAGTTATAATGCTTTTTATTACCTCTTTTATTTACGAAATATGGTTAGGTAATAGGGTTCATATCCCTTTCAATCTATCTGTTTGTATGGCTTTATATGCAATTATAAACGTTATCTTGTCGCCATATACAAGTTATATAAACGGTATTGGTAAAATAAATTTGACTCTATATATTGTTACTTTCACAACTATTGTTTTTTTTCCTCTAGCAATTTTTTTATCTAAATATTTTAATAGTCCAGTAGGAATTATATTAGCAACTTGTATTGTAAATTCTATAGGATTATACTTTCAGCCTAAACAGGTTCATAAATTAATAAATGGTAAAGCGAATGGAATCTGGAATAAGTAA